DNA sequence from the Lates calcarifer isolate ASB-BC8 unplaced genomic scaffold, TLL_Latcal_v3 _unitig_5489_quiver_634, whole genome shotgun sequence genome:
AACATGTGACCTGACTCagactgacactgacttacCTGAGGATcaacctgctgctgtgatgacTGTTGTTCCTGTTGTGAGGGTCATGTGactctgacagagagaaaggaacaACAGATCCTGGACTCATGAAGACCTGGACTGTCAGGGTCCAGGTGTTTTACCTGAACACACCTGTTTCTTCACAGACTATGATCCTCAGGGTCTCAGGCCCTGGACTGATGGAGGAAACGACCGCAGCTCCACGtccacaacaacatcatcactAAGGGAGGTGATCTCTGACCTCTGAACCCGAACACATCTGCACCTGAACCTCTGCTCTGTTCTACCTGATGGAGACCTAGGTGGAGTCAGACAggtttcatttcatcatttcaactttaaatttcagccaatcacagagcagcatCACACAGTTTCAGCCAATCAACAGTcactttaatatttttcatcacCATCACTTCACAAACATCAACAGGAAGTCACATGGTCACActagaaacaacaaaaaatggaATTTGATgagaatttcaaaataaaagcctccacttattccagccaatcagaatcaaCTGATTACATTTAGTTTAATTCTCCTGACACCTGATTGGCTGATTCTCTCACCTGAGAAAGATAAGACTTTCATTTTGTTAAGTTCAGGAAAGAGttaaagatttaacaaaaacagagttTTATTTCTGATATATAAATATCTGGTAAACATCGACACAGTAACACCAACATGTATTTATGTTCTCTGTACggagcaggaaaacagcaggaagtcaccttcaaaataaaacgttCTGATATTTATTCTGTGCTgaggaaaactgaaactgaactgagaaGGTTTCAGCTCTGATCGAAGCTAACGAAGCTAATGATGCTAACACCTGCGTCTCCTCTGTTTGCCCCGCCCCCCTCCGGTCTCCACCTGCCCGCCGCTGAGTCGTGGCCCCGCCCCCTCAGCCAGCCACGCGGTAGTTGGCGTGAAACTCGGGCTGGATGTCGCAGACGCGTCGCAGCAGCTCGCCCAGCACCGCCTCCCGGTTACCACGGTAACTGTTCTGGATCCGACCCATCCGCTCCGCCGTGTCCCGGTCCACCTCCACCGCGCTGTTACCATGGGAACCGAGggcctgggggggggggggtaaaatgGTTATTAAAAACTTTGATCTTCACTggagaaagaaatgaataaaataatataaagtcAGATGAAGAATAAAAGGAGCTCGTACAGCCGCTTCTTTGGTCTTAaactccttctctctctgcagacgaTACTGTTCAATCTCAGCCTGAGCTTCTTCCTTCGCCTGCTTCAGACGACGGTTCTTACCTggggagggacagaggaggggggggggttatttACACTGGACAAGAGATCGAACTGTCACAAACAATCAGGTTAAAACAAACAGGTCCATGAAACAATGAAGAGGCTGACAGCTTCTGTCTGATCTGATTCAATCATCTGTTTCTGAGTCTGTCACATGaccaggtcacatgacctgacTCATTTAAACCATCAGAGACCGAAAATAACTGAATGattcatttaaaactaaaaataaccTGAACACATTCAGCAGTAGAGTTCAGTTAGCTTTAATAACGGAGTCAAATGAACCACAGACTAACAAACAACACTTCATTCAactaccaaactccattcagatttctgctgtttttcacGGCTGTGTCGGCTCCTGCTCTGTAGCTACAGTTGTTTTAAACCTCCTCTTCACCTCAGAAACATTTATCATCAGCAGTGAAAACTACGTCCTGTTACCTGAACAGGTGAGGGTAGGACACCTGTCTGTGAGCCGAactgaaaccaggaagtgagAGATTCTGAAACCGGCTCCGGTTTGATTCTGATctgaataaaaattaaacagCGGCTGAAAATCTGTAAAATCTGTGATTTTCTGACTGAGGTTCAGTCTGTGTCACCGCCGCTCCTCAGACTCTCTCCGGTTtgtacctcctcctcctgcatctGCTCATCTTCTCGTCTCGTCTCTTTTAAACTCACTCTTATTATTCACGGACACACCGGGACAGTCTCCGGTATCAGCCGTTAACAGCCGTTAACAGCCGCGGTGAGCTGCTAACGGGCTAACGGGCCGCTGCGGGCTCTCAGGCCGTCTGTCCTACTCACGTTTGCGGGCCTCCGCCACCTTCTCGGCCGCTCTCTTCTCGGCCTGTAGCAGCTGCTGGATGCCCTGAGACTGGCTCGCCATGGCAGAAAGAGGAGCTGCGGACAGCGGCGCTGGAACGGAGAAACAAACCGGAGAAATTCACCGAGACGAAGGTCGACGGAGGAAACGACTTCTCCTGTGACCGCAGTCAGCTGATGTCACGTCACTCTGCAGAGCCGTCATGTGATTTTGTCACGAGTAGGGGAGGGGCGGGGGCGGGGTGTGTGGAGGGGTCTgttaaaaaaactttatttataaacacagacagtgactgACAACATTAAAGATGATTAAAGACTCACTGTCAGAGTAATGATTACTGATtagtctctgctgctggagacaCAGTTTCTGATCaataagataaaaaaataaaataaaagtctgcGCTGAACATCCGATCCATCCGGAAGTGACGTTTCCGCAGCGCTGAGTCAGCTGAACCAGACCGGAAGCAAAACAGAGCGCAGTGAGCAGGCgcagcagcagcctgagctcgtgctgctgaggaaaaaaaactttatttcactttaatgaaatgtttattttttattcttgttttccCGGGAAACCGAAGTGACACAGTTACGTCACCGGACAGGTGAACAACAGCTACGAGAGACAGCGGAGCGCGAGACCTGCTCTTGTCTGCTGAACCCGGAAGTCCTGGAGTGAAGGTCTGAGTTTAACTTCAGATATAAAGTTGAATGAATTTTCTCTCCGCCGAGGTTTGATCTTCAGGACTGAACCAGACCGAGACCGACtcagaataaaacctgaaatattttctattttatagAAACTCAGCAGAGAGGGTTGAATTCACCTGTGCAGGTAAAAGACTCAGACATGAAGAAATGTAAGCAGCTCCAGTTCAGAGGAAAACcttcagaggtcagaggtcaaacatgATCAGGGGTCAGATGATGggacaaacatttttattgatactGGTTCATAGtgagatgaaagaaaacagagagaagaagataTTAAGACTCAACAACACAGGATTATAAAACTCAGGATTATAAAACTCAGGATTATAAATCACAGGAAACAGATTGACagctcagaaaataaaagttttaataataaaagtCATTTAATTCAGGAGATTTTCTTTAAAACGACTCAGGAAACGAGTTTCATGACATCCTGTGTCTCAGAGAGAGTGATCTGACCGAGGTAAT
Encoded proteins:
- the atp6v1g1 gene encoding V-type proton ATPase subunit G 1 produces the protein MASQSQGIQQLLQAEKRAAEKVAEARKRKNRRLKQAKEEAQAEIEQYRLQREKEFKTKEAAALGSHGNSAVEVDRDTAERMGRIQNSYRGNREAVLGELLRRVCDIQPEFHANYRVAG